A region of Pseudomonas sp. Marseille-Q3773 DNA encodes the following proteins:
- the pqqB gene encoding pyrroloquinoline quinone biosynthesis protein PqqB: MYIQVLGSAAGGGFPQWNCNCVNCKGYRDGTLRATARTQSSIALSDDGVHWVLCNASPDIRAQLQAFAPMQPARALRDTGINAIVLLDSQIDHTTGLLSLREGCPHQVWCTDMVHQDLTTGFPLFNMLSHWNGGLQWNRIELQGSFVIDACPNLRFTPFPLRSAAPPYSPHRFDPHPGDNLGLLVEDTRTGGKLFYAPGLGQVDDKLLKMMDGADCLLVDGTLWEDDEMQRRGVGTRTGREMGHLAQNGPGGMLEVLEGFPRQRKVLIHINNTNPILDEDSPERAEVLRRGVEVAFDGMSIEL; encoded by the coding sequence ATGTATATCCAGGTTCTCGGTTCCGCCGCCGGTGGCGGGTTCCCTCAGTGGAACTGCAACTGCGTCAATTGCAAGGGCTACCGTGACGGCACCTTGCGGGCCACGGCGCGCACCCAGTCGTCGATCGCCCTGTCCGACGACGGCGTGCACTGGGTGCTGTGCAATGCCTCGCCCGATATTCGCGCCCAGCTCCAGGCCTTTGCGCCGATGCAGCCGGCCCGTGCCCTGCGCGATACCGGCATCAATGCCATCGTGCTGCTGGACAGCCAGATCGACCACACCACCGGCCTGCTCAGCCTGCGCGAAGGCTGCCCGCACCAGGTATGGTGTACCGACATGGTCCACCAGGACCTGACCACCGGTTTCCCGCTGTTCAACATGCTCAGCCACTGGAACGGCGGCCTGCAGTGGAACCGCATCGAACTGCAAGGCAGCTTCGTGATCGATGCCTGCCCCAACTTGCGCTTCACCCCGTTTCCCCTGCGTAGCGCCGCGCCGCCGTATTCGCCGCACCGCTTCGACCCGCACCCGGGCGACAACCTTGGCTTGCTGGTCGAGGACACCCGCACCGGCGGCAAGCTGTTCTACGCCCCAGGCCTGGGCCAGGTGGACGACAAGTTGCTGAAGATGATGGACGGCGCCGACTGCCTGCTGGTCGACGGCACCCTGTGGGAAGATGACGAGATGCAACGGCGTGGCGTGGGCACCCGTACCGGGCGTGAAATGGGCCACCTGGCTCAGAACGGCCCTGGCGGCATGCTGGAGGTACTTGAGGGCTTCCCGCGCCAGCGCAAGGTGCTTATCCACATCAACAACACCAACCCCATCCTCGACGAGGACTCG
- the pqqA gene encoding pyrroloquinoline quinone precursor peptide PqqA — MWTKPAYTDLRIGFEVTMYFANR; from the coding sequence ATGTGGACCAAACCTGCTTACACTGATCTTCGCATCGGCTTCGAAGTCACCATGTACTTCGCCAACCGCTAA
- the pqqF gene encoding pyrroloquinoline quinone biosynthesis protein PqqF, with protein sequence MPDAIRHLTLASGLQLTLRHAPRLKRSAAALRVHAGSHDAPGKWPGLAHFLEHLFFLGTPRFPLEDGLMRYVQALGGQVNASTRERTTDFFFEVPPSALAGGLERLCQMLAEPDLGIERQRREREVIHAEFIAWSRNPQAQQQFALLQAAAPGHPLSAFHAGNRYTLALHDPAFQQALQGFHQRFYQGGQITLSLCGPQPLDELEMLGRQHAAQFTTGERVPQALPPPLATATLPRVFSHTHLPAGAEQALELLISCLGDSRPGTWLAALRQHGWLQGFKAEALYAYAGQLLWHIDLQLTEDACREEVDALLQGWFGFLRQAEAEQLNTEFALLQQSRERTASALELARRDTACLPFSGLDTTTLQAFRTLLAGLPSCVHGHWHLPAVEPLLAADLPAARPQPLPAALKISDQLPATRQYATLYLRWQVPAPSRQPLYAVLERALQPLQERCARASVQLQLSAAGEYWQLRCAGLPAAVLRTLEQALMLLVEPPDDSWLTPSPPPPPLIPIRALLKQLPNCVLGALPAPVLPATLARPQLDSLWHNARWYGLAVGFDDSALNALAAALQHCPGKATAPGPLPAWASHRWQQVDVPGSEHALLLFCPLPPALEAAGRLLAQLLQGPVYQRLRVELQLGYAVFSAFRQVEGLGGLLFGVQSPHASQAQVLDHLFTLLRQGVALDPAARQALAGQFAEPAMANEEVAEWAWQTYLATQAGGLDALRGAILGTQQADLEYLLGYLSDSDSQWLCLANAAAPDGAWLTATM encoded by the coding sequence ATGCCTGACGCCATCCGCCACCTGACCCTCGCCAGCGGCCTGCAGCTGACCCTGCGCCACGCCCCGCGCCTGAAGCGTTCGGCCGCTGCCCTGCGGGTGCACGCGGGCAGTCACGATGCCCCGGGCAAATGGCCCGGCCTTGCGCATTTTCTGGAACACCTGTTCTTCCTCGGCACCCCACGCTTCCCGCTTGAAGACGGCCTGATGCGCTACGTGCAGGCGCTGGGTGGCCAGGTCAATGCCAGCACCCGGGAACGCACCACCGACTTTTTCTTCGAGGTGCCGCCCAGTGCCCTGGCGGGCGGGCTCGAGCGCTTGTGCCAGATGCTCGCCGAACCGGACCTGGGCATCGAGCGCCAACGCCGCGAGCGTGAAGTGATCCACGCCGAGTTCATTGCCTGGTCGCGCAACCCGCAGGCCCAGCAGCAGTTCGCCTTGTTGCAGGCCGCAGCGCCGGGCCATCCACTAAGCGCTTTCCATGCCGGCAACCGGTACACCCTGGCCTTGCACGACCCGGCCTTCCAGCAGGCGTTGCAGGGCTTTCATCAACGCTTTTACCAGGGCGGCCAGATTACCTTGAGCCTGTGCGGTCCACAGCCGCTGGACGAACTGGAAATGCTCGGCCGGCAGCATGCCGCGCAGTTCACAACGGGTGAACGGGTACCTCAGGCCCTGCCACCGCCGCTGGCCACGGCGACCCTGCCGCGCGTATTCAGCCACACGCACCTGCCGGCGGGTGCCGAGCAAGCCCTGGAGCTGCTGATCAGTTGCCTTGGCGACAGCCGCCCGGGCACCTGGCTGGCTGCGCTTCGCCAACACGGCTGGCTGCAAGGTTTCAAGGCCGAGGCGTTGTATGCATACGCCGGGCAATTGTTGTGGCATATCGACCTGCAGCTTACCGAGGACGCGTGCCGGGAAGAGGTGGATGCCCTGCTGCAAGGATGGTTCGGCTTCCTCCGCCAGGCCGAAGCCGAGCAATTGAACACAGAGTTCGCCTTGCTGCAGCAAAGCCGCGAACGCACCGCCAGCGCGCTTGAGCTGGCCCGCCGGGACACTGCCTGCCTGCCATTCAGCGGCCTGGATACAACAACCCTGCAGGCCTTCCGTACCCTGCTGGCGGGCCTGCCGAGCTGCGTACATGGGCATTGGCATTTGCCCGCTGTAGAGCCCTTGCTGGCGGCCGACCTGCCTGCTGCCAGGCCGCAACCATTGCCAGCAGCCCTGAAGATCAGCGACCAGCTGCCGGCCACCCGTCAGTACGCGACGCTGTACCTGCGCTGGCAGGTCCCGGCCCCCTCGCGCCAGCCGCTGTACGCGGTGCTCGAACGCGCCTTGCAGCCCCTGCAGGAGCGCTGCGCGCGGGCGTCGGTACAGTTGCAGTTGAGCGCCGCTGGCGAGTATTGGCAATTGCGCTGCGCCGGGCTGCCGGCTGCGGTACTGCGGACCCTGGAACAGGCTTTGATGCTGCTGGTAGAGCCACCGGACGATAGCTGGCTCACCCCTTCGCCCCCGCCTCCGCCGCTGATACCGATCAGGGCCTTGCTCAAACAACTGCCGAATTGCGTGCTGGGCGCCTTGCCTGCGCCTGTTCTACCCGCCACGCTGGCGCGGCCTCAGCTCGACAGCCTCTGGCACAACGCACGCTGGTACGGCCTGGCGGTTGGCTTCGACGATAGCGCCCTGAATGCCTTGGCAGCGGCGTTGCAACATTGCCCTGGTAAAGCCACGGCGCCTGGCCCGCTGCCGGCCTGGGCCAGCCACCGCTGGCAGCAGGTCGACGTCCCTGGCAGTGAACACGCCCTGCTGCTGTTCTGCCCATTGCCGCCGGCGTTGGAAGCCGCTGGCCGCCTGCTCGCCCAATTGCTGCAAGGGCCGGTCTATCAACGACTGCGGGTAGAACTGCAACTCGGCTATGCGGTATTTAGTGCCTTTCGTCAGGTCGAAGGGCTCGGCGGCCTGCTGTTCGGCGTGCAGTCGCCGCACGCCAGCCAGGCACAGGTACTCGACCACCTGTTCACCTTGCTACGCCAGGGCGTTGCACTCGACCCTGCCGCTCGTCAGGCACTGGCCGGGCAATTCGCGGAACCCGCGATGGCCAACGAGGAAGTTGCCGAATGGGCATGGCAGACATACCTGGCTACGCAAGCTGGGGGGCTGGATGCGCTGCGCGGGGCGATTCTGGGCACGCAACAGGCGGACCTCGAGTACCTGCTGGGCTACCTGTCCGACAGCGACAGTCAGTGGCTGTGCCTGGCCAATGCCGCCGCGCCAGACGGCGCCTGGCTGACCGCAACCATGTGA
- a CDS encoding carbon-nitrogen hydrolase family protein: MRIALFQGAPKPLDVPGNLQRLRHQAQLAAERGARLLVCPEMFLTGYNIGLAQVERLAEADDGPAALEVVEIAQAHRIAIVYGYPERGDDGAIYNSVQLIDAQGRSLGNYRKTHLFGELDRSMFSAGPDHFPVVELEGWKVGLLICYDIEFPENARRLALDGAELILVPTANMTPYDFVCQVTVRARAQENQCYLVYANYCGAEGEIQYCGQSSIIGPDGSLLAMAGHDECQLLAELEHERVVQGRAAFPYLTDLRQELHLRKG, translated from the coding sequence ATGCGCATCGCTCTGTTCCAGGGCGCGCCCAAGCCACTGGACGTGCCCGGCAACCTGCAACGCTTGCGCCACCAGGCGCAACTGGCGGCCGAGCGCGGCGCGCGGTTGCTGGTGTGTCCGGAAATGTTCCTGACCGGCTACAACATCGGCCTGGCCCAGGTCGAACGCCTGGCCGAGGCCGACGATGGCCCAGCAGCCCTGGAGGTGGTGGAGATCGCCCAGGCGCACCGCATCGCCATCGTCTATGGCTACCCGGAGCGCGGCGATGACGGCGCGATCTACAACAGCGTGCAACTGATCGATGCCCAGGGGCGCAGCCTGGGCAACTACCGCAAGACCCACCTGTTCGGTGAACTGGACCGCTCGATGTTCAGCGCAGGCCCCGACCACTTCCCCGTGGTGGAGCTGGAGGGTTGGAAGGTCGGCCTGCTGATCTGCTACGACATCGAGTTCCCGGAGAATGCCCGCCGTCTGGCGCTGGACGGCGCCGAGCTGATCCTGGTGCCGACGGCGAACATGACGCCGTACGACTTTGTCTGCCAGGTGACCGTGCGGGCGCGGGCACAGGAGAACCAGTGCTACCTGGTGTATGCCAACTACTGCGGTGCGGAAGGCGAGATCCAGTATTGCGGACAGAGCAGCATCATCGGCCCCGATGGCAGCCTGCTGGCGATGGCCGGGCATGACGAGTGCCAGTTGCTGGCCGAACTCGAGCACGAGCGGGTGGTACAGGGTCGGGCGGCATTTCCCTACCTGACCGATCTGCGCCAGGAGCTGCATCTGCGCAAAGGTTGA
- a CDS encoding NAD(P)/FAD-dependent oxidoreductase has product MNKKNRHPADGKKPITIFGPDFPFAFDDWLEHPAGLGSIPAERHGEEVAIVGAGIAGLVAAYELMKLGLKPVVYEASKLGGRLRSQAFNGTDGVVAELGGMRFPVSSTAFYHYVDKLGLETKPFPNPLTPASGSTVIDLEGQTYYAENPGDLPKLFQEVADAWADALESGAQFADIQQAIRDRDVPRLKELWNKLVPLWDDRTFYDFVATSRSFAKLSFQHREVFGQVGFGTGGWDSDFPNSMLEIFRVVMTNCDDHQHLVVGGVEQVPQGIWRHVPERCVHWPEGTSLSSLHGGAPRTGVKRIARAADGRLAVTDNWGDTRHYSAVLATCQTWLLTTQIDCEESLFSQKMWMALDRTRYMQSSKTFVMVDRPFWKDKDPETGRDLMSMTLTDRLTRGTYLFDNGDDKPGVICLSYAWMSDALKMLPHPVEKRVQLALDALKKIYPKTDIAGHIIGDPITVSWEADPYFLGAFKGALPGHYRYNQRMYAHFMQQDMPAEQRGIFIAGDDVSWTPAWVEGAVQTSLNAVWGIMNHFGGRTHPENPGPGDVFNEIGPIALAD; this is encoded by the coding sequence ATGAACAAGAAAAACCGCCACCCCGCCGACGGCAAAAAGCCCATCACCATTTTCGGCCCGGACTTCCCCTTCGCCTTCGACGACTGGCTGGAACACCCCGCAGGCCTGGGCAGCATCCCGGCCGAGCGCCACGGTGAGGAAGTGGCCATCGTGGGCGCCGGTATCGCCGGGCTGGTGGCGGCCTACGAGCTGATGAAGCTGGGCCTCAAGCCGGTGGTGTACGAGGCCTCCAAACTGGGTGGCCGGCTGCGCTCGCAGGCCTTCAACGGTACCGATGGGGTCGTCGCCGAACTGGGTGGCATGCGCTTCCCGGTATCGTCCACCGCCTTCTACCACTATGTGGACAAGCTGGGCCTGGAAACCAAGCCCTTCCCCAACCCGCTGACCCCGGCCTCGGGCAGCACCGTGATCGACCTGGAAGGCCAGACCTACTACGCCGAAAACCCCGGCGACCTGCCCAAGCTGTTCCAGGAGGTGGCCGACGCCTGGGCCGACGCGCTGGAAAGCGGTGCGCAGTTCGCCGACATCCAGCAAGCCATCCGGGACCGTGACGTACCGCGCCTGAAAGAACTGTGGAACAAACTGGTACCGCTGTGGGACGACCGCACCTTCTACGACTTCGTGGCCACCTCGCGCTCGTTCGCCAAGCTGAGCTTCCAGCACCGTGAAGTGTTCGGCCAGGTCGGCTTCGGCACCGGCGGCTGGGACTCGGACTTCCCCAACTCGATGCTGGAAATCTTCCGCGTGGTCATGACCAATTGCGACGACCACCAGCACCTGGTGGTCGGCGGGGTCGAGCAGGTGCCGCAAGGCATCTGGCGCCATGTGCCGGAACGTTGCGTGCACTGGCCCGAGGGCACCAGCCTGAGTTCGCTGCATGGCGGCGCGCCGCGTACCGGGGTCAAACGCATCGCCCGCGCTGCCGATGGCCGCCTGGCGGTCACCGACAACTGGGGCGACACGCGGCACTACAGCGCCGTGCTCGCCACCTGCCAGACTTGGCTGCTGACCACCCAGATCGACTGCGAGGAATCGCTGTTCTCGCAAAAGATGTGGATGGCCCTGGACCGCACCCGCTACATGCAGTCGTCGAAGACTTTCGTCATGGTCGACCGGCCATTCTGGAAGGACAAGGACCCGGAAACCGGCCGCGACCTGATGAGCATGACCCTCACCGATCGTCTCACCCGCGGTACCTACCTGTTCGACAACGGCGACGACAAGCCGGGGGTGATCTGCCTGTCCTACGCCTGGATGAGCGACGCCCTGAAGATGTTGCCGCACCCGGTGGAAAAACGCGTGCAGCTGGCCCTGGACGCGTTGAAGAAGATCTACCCGAAGACCGACATCGCCGGGCATATCATCGGCGACCCGATCACCGTTTCCTGGGAAGCCGACCCGTACTTCCTCGGCGCCTTCAAGGGCGCGCTGCCCGGCCACTACCGCTACAACCAGCGCATGTATGCGCACTTCATGCAGCAAGACATGCCTGCCGAGCAGCGTGGCATCTTCATCGCCGGTGACGACGTGTCCTGGACCCCTGCCTGGGTCGAAGGCGCTGTGCAGACCTCACTGAATGCGGTGTGGGGTATCATGAACCACTTTGGTGGTCGCACCCACCCGGAAAACCCTGGCCCAGGCGACGTGTTCAACGAAATCGGCCCGATCGCCCTGGCGGACTGA
- a CDS encoding Lrp/AsnC family transcriptional regulator: MPDSRSITLDEIDRQLIALLQINARESVATLARQLGIARTTVNSRLERLEKNKVISGYGVRLGQRVLGGGLQAYVGIKVQPRSGKEVVRRLSAMGQVQQLCAVSGEFDYVAWLRTDSPEQLDQLLDQIGSLDGVEKTTTSIILSSKVDRGQPL, from the coding sequence ATGCCGGATTCCCGCTCCATCACGCTGGATGAAATCGATCGCCAGCTGATCGCCCTGCTGCAGATCAACGCCCGCGAAAGCGTCGCCACCCTCGCCCGCCAGCTGGGTATCGCCCGCACTACCGTCAACTCGCGCCTGGAGCGGCTGGAGAAGAACAAGGTCATCTCCGGCTATGGTGTGCGCCTGGGCCAGCGGGTGTTGGGCGGCGGGCTGCAGGCGTATGTGGGTATCAAGGTGCAGCCGCGCTCGGGCAAGGAGGTGGTGCGGCGCCTGAGTGCCATGGGGCAGGTGCAGCAGCTGTGTGCGGTAAGCGGCGAGTTCGACTATGTGGCCTGGTTGCGTACCGACTCGCCCGAACAGCTGGACCAGTTGCTCGACCAGATCGGCAGTCTCGACGGGGTGGAGAAGACCACCACGTCGATCATCCTCAGCAGCAAGGTGGACCGCGGGCAGCCGCTCTGA
- a CDS encoding MerR family transcriptional regulator — MRLKVGELARRSGLSVRTLHHYDSLGLLKPSVRSDAGYRLYGAADIQRLGKILVLRELGIPLDEIRHTLEGGVLSTPAVLAAQLARVDAEITRQQKLRASLERLQRAILEEEPSEAACLSTLEALACYRQHLNEDDLSLPLLGSNGKFAAAWQGRVDGLRALLAKGVSPRASVARHAARDWMALLEKDTQSNAGMFVRVDNLLTSQSADLANTGFSPQLAEYILSAFCEHRLLVYRKHLAANAYRHLRRTYIDVMREWPRLLDRLEALRKARCPTTNADVQAIARSWLDMRRKLALDDAALQAMRRAEESEPELRIGTWLHPGLLTFLKGAVASVSASADGQTPNT, encoded by the coding sequence GTGCGGCTTAAAGTCGGCGAACTTGCCAGGCGGTCGGGGCTCTCGGTACGCACCCTGCACCACTATGACAGCCTTGGGCTGCTCAAACCGTCCGTTCGTTCTGACGCCGGCTATCGACTTTATGGCGCGGCAGACATCCAAAGGCTCGGCAAGATCCTAGTGCTTCGCGAGCTGGGCATTCCTCTGGATGAAATTCGCCACACCCTTGAGGGAGGCGTGCTTTCAACTCCAGCGGTTCTCGCTGCGCAGTTGGCCCGTGTCGATGCGGAAATAACACGTCAGCAGAAGCTTCGCGCCAGCCTGGAACGTCTACAGCGCGCAATACTTGAAGAGGAACCGTCTGAGGCGGCTTGCCTGAGCACGCTGGAAGCCCTGGCGTGCTATCGCCAACACCTCAACGAGGACGACCTCAGTTTGCCTTTGCTGGGAAGCAACGGAAAATTTGCGGCTGCCTGGCAGGGGCGGGTTGATGGCCTTCGCGCTTTGCTTGCAAAGGGCGTGTCACCACGCGCATCGGTTGCTCGTCATGCCGCGCGCGACTGGATGGCGCTGTTGGAAAAGGACACGCAGTCAAACGCCGGAATGTTCGTGCGCGTCGATAATCTGCTGACTTCGCAAAGTGCCGACCTGGCTAATACAGGTTTTTCTCCACAACTTGCGGAGTACATCCTCAGTGCGTTCTGTGAGCACCGCCTGCTGGTTTATCGCAAGCACCTGGCTGCCAACGCCTATAGACATCTGCGACGCACCTACATCGACGTCATGCGCGAGTGGCCGCGCCTGCTGGATAGGTTGGAAGCCCTGCGCAAGGCTCGTTGTCCGACCACGAACGCCGACGTACAGGCTATCGCCAGGTCGTGGCTGGACATGCGCCGCAAGCTCGCGCTGGACGACGCTGCCCTCCAGGCTATGCGACGGGCCGAGGAGTCGGAGCCAGAGTTGCGCATCGGCACCTGGCTCCATCCTGGACTGCTGACGTTCCTCAAGGGCGCCGTCGCTTCGGTTTCTGCAAGTGCGGATGGCCAAACCCCCAACACCTGA
- a CDS encoding SAM-dependent methyltransferase — protein MMKQQPLLEGIPRRRSALTMALARAVHQLLDEPTLLQDRHAFDVLGSSLARQTVVDPYAYNAPMLRTLRAAVVARSKLVEDRVALAINAGLRQVVILGAGLDTLSLRLPDSVRCIELDQAETQQWKLERLQESGVAIPSNVAFVTADLAEVSLPAVLDKHGIDPERPTFFSCLGVLPYLETSVALAMVRQVALYPSQSEIVFDARVTRGLLSPVEQWMDDMAARSFAAAGEPWLSAFDPAELKATLLCSGFCEVECLDAEAINARYFMRRRDGLQTLDGGLRLYRATVG, from the coding sequence ATGATGAAACAGCAACCCCTTCTCGAGGGTATTCCTCGCCGCCGGTCAGCGCTTACCATGGCCCTTGCGCGTGCGGTCCACCAACTTCTTGATGAACCTACGCTATTGCAGGACAGGCACGCGTTCGACGTACTGGGCAGCAGCCTGGCACGGCAAACGGTCGTCGACCCTTATGCCTACAATGCGCCAATGCTCCGTACGCTGCGCGCGGCAGTGGTCGCACGCAGCAAGCTGGTAGAAGACCGAGTGGCCCTTGCCATAAACGCTGGGCTTCGCCAGGTCGTGATCCTCGGTGCCGGCCTGGACACGCTGTCGCTCCGCCTTCCCGACAGCGTCAGATGCATTGAGCTGGATCAGGCAGAGACCCAACAATGGAAACTGGAGCGTTTGCAGGAGAGCGGTGTCGCGATCCCGTCCAACGTCGCCTTCGTTACCGCAGACCTTGCTGAAGTTTCTTTGCCAGCAGTGCTCGATAAGCATGGAATCGACCCGGAACGCCCGACCTTTTTCAGCTGCCTGGGCGTACTTCCCTACCTGGAAACGTCCGTCGCTTTGGCAATGGTCCGCCAGGTTGCCCTTTATCCGTCCCAGAGCGAGATTGTGTTCGATGCGCGCGTTACGCGCGGTTTGCTGTCACCGGTCGAGCAATGGATGGACGATATGGCTGCACGCTCATTCGCGGCCGCAGGCGAGCCTTGGCTAAGCGCGTTTGACCCCGCCGAACTGAAGGCGACGCTCCTTTGCAGTGGGTTCTGCGAGGTGGAATGCCTGGATGCCGAAGCCATCAACGCTCGCTACTTCATGCGCCGGCGAGACGGCCTGCAGACATTGGATGGCGGTTTGCGCCTGTACAGGGCCACCGTCGGTTAA